One stretch of Coriobacteriia bacterium DNA includes these proteins:
- a CDS encoding toxin-antitoxin system antitoxin subunit, which yields MTEHKLANGYVLSDEEIESRAREWEDGTWKGSLVELRVGRPRLSDEPNANLSFKCPESGAQMIEQAARASGMKKSAFMRDAALEKAALVLAKAT from the coding sequence ATGACCGAGCATAAACTTGCAAATGGATATGTCTTAAGTGACGAGGAGATTGAGTCGAGGGCGCGTGAATGGGAGGATGGCACGTGGAAGGGAAGTCTTGTCGAGCTTCGCGTGGGCAGGCCCAGACTTTCTGACGAGCCGAATGCCAATTTATCGTTCAAATGTCCTGAGTCGGGTGCGCAGATGATCGAGCAAGCCGCCAGGGCGTCAGGTATGAAGAAATCCGCATTCATGCGCGATGCGGCTTTGGAAAAGGCCGCTCTCGTCTTGGCAAAGGCGACCTGA
- a CDS encoding aldolase: MPQITREDVRVPADVMPEAVELYLDNYMAATRGTGRLMLFACDQKIEHLNKDFHGEGIDPADGDPEHLFQIGDQGTIGVLAGQRGLIAQYARDYPNINYLVKMNSKTNLVKTAQQDPYSPQLYDLEAVLAMREAGVNIVGLGYTIYLGSEFEANMLAEAGELIAEAHAEGLLVVLWIYPRGEAVTDEKAADLIAGAAGVALCLGADFVKVNPPAAADGKTSAELLAIASRAAGRTGLVCAGGSKADAREFLSSLYDQIHVGGAVGNATGRNIHMRSLDEAVRLTQAISAITLGDYDVEEAMDVFEGKEHYTL; the protein is encoded by the coding sequence ATGCCCCAGATTACCCGTGAGGACGTGCGCGTTCCCGCTGACGTCATGCCCGAGGCCGTCGAGCTCTACCTCGATAACTACATGGCCGCCACGCGCGGCACCGGCCGTCTCATGCTCTTTGCCTGCGACCAGAAGATCGAGCACCTCAACAAGGACTTCCACGGCGAGGGCATCGATCCGGCCGATGGCGACCCCGAGCATCTCTTCCAGATCGGCGACCAAGGCACGATTGGCGTGCTTGCCGGCCAGCGCGGCCTCATCGCCCAGTACGCGCGCGACTATCCCAACATCAACTACCTGGTCAAGATGAACTCCAAGACCAACCTGGTCAAGACCGCCCAGCAGGACCCCTACTCCCCGCAGCTCTACGACCTCGAGGCCGTGCTCGCGATGCGCGAGGCTGGCGTCAACATCGTCGGCCTGGGCTACACCATCTACCTGGGTAGCGAGTTCGAGGCCAACATGCTGGCCGAGGCTGGCGAGCTCATCGCCGAGGCGCATGCCGAGGGCCTGCTCGTCGTGCTGTGGATCTACCCGCGCGGCGAGGCCGTGACGGACGAGAAGGCCGCCGACCTCATCGCCGGTGCCGCGGGCGTCGCGTTGTGCCTGGGCGCGGACTTCGTCAAGGTCAACCCGCCGGCAGCCGCAGACGGTAAGACGAGTGCCGAGCTCCTGGCCATCGCAAGCCGCGCTGCCGGCCGCACGGGCCTCGTGTGCGCAGGCGGCTCCAAGGCCGATGCCCGCGAGTTCCTCTCGAGCCTCTACGACCAGATTCACGTCGGCGGTGCTGTCGGCAACGCCACCGGCCGCAACATCCACATGCGCTCGCTCGACGAGGCCGTGCGCCTTACGCAGGCCATCAGCGCCATCACGCTCGGCGATTACGATGTCGAGGAGGCCATGGACGTCTTCGAAGGCAAGGAGCACTACACGCTCTAA
- the nadE gene encoding NAD(+) synthase yields MRIAVAQVNPRVGDLSGNMSKMLDYARQAAHAHVDLVVFGAGSLTGAHIGGLVDSHAFIEDAHDHLCAFAKESPVPALVSCASVNELDADTLAIVPELFLAGAGSLESLGAPALLESDVVPVIELADSNIAVLFDGHFESGSKLSNVDVLVEMNYDAFGDPMAAPAARGDLRHLSALASECGAHVVSANQCGAADAVVFAGNSTVTAPNGSLMHAAPIDEEDLFVFDTAPGAVHEVQQRPAVELDIREIVWRAIVVATRDYVQKNGFSDVIIGLSGGIDSSVVAAIAVDALGAAHVHGVAMPGPYSSDASLADAQELARMLGIDCAVAPIDEPLEAFERVLAHSCGGSVDGLAAENLQARVRTVELMTIGNSHDWLMLNCGNKSEAAMGFSTLYGDTAGAFAPIGDIYKTEVYELAAWRNAQEPRIPQAIIDKEPSAELYAGARDTDRLPPYEQLDELLEAHVEGELGAAEAIEAGFDAHLVACVLAAVQLNEYKRRSEPIAPHVLGTSFTKDRAWPITNGWRDPGIV; encoded by the coding sequence ATGCGCATTGCGGTTGCACAGGTAAACCCCCGTGTCGGCGATCTGTCCGGCAACATGAGCAAGATGCTCGATTACGCGCGGCAGGCAGCGCACGCGCACGTTGACCTCGTCGTCTTCGGGGCGGGTTCGCTCACCGGCGCGCACATCGGCGGTCTCGTCGACTCGCATGCCTTCATCGAGGACGCGCATGACCATCTCTGCGCCTTCGCGAAAGAGTCGCCCGTGCCCGCGCTCGTCTCGTGCGCGAGCGTCAACGAGCTCGACGCCGACACGCTCGCCATCGTTCCCGAGCTCTTCCTCGCCGGTGCCGGCTCGCTCGAGTCGCTCGGCGCACCCGCGTTGCTCGAAAGCGACGTCGTCCCGGTCATCGAGCTTGCGGACAGCAACATCGCCGTGCTCTTCGATGGGCACTTCGAGTCGGGCAGCAAGCTTTCCAACGTCGACGTGCTCGTCGAGATGAACTACGACGCCTTCGGTGACCCGATGGCGGCTCCGGCGGCGCGCGGTGATCTGCGGCATCTCTCCGCGCTTGCGAGCGAATGCGGCGCGCATGTCGTGAGCGCTAACCAGTGCGGCGCGGCCGATGCGGTCGTGTTCGCCGGAAACTCCACGGTCACGGCACCCAACGGCAGCCTCATGCACGCCGCGCCCATCGACGAGGAGGACCTCTTCGTCTTCGATACCGCGCCTGGTGCCGTCCACGAGGTGCAGCAGCGTCCGGCCGTCGAGCTCGACATCCGCGAGATCGTCTGGCGCGCGATTGTCGTCGCGACGCGCGATTACGTGCAAAAGAACGGCTTTTCCGATGTCATCATCGGGCTGTCGGGTGGCATCGATTCCTCGGTCGTGGCCGCGATCGCGGTCGACGCGCTTGGCGCGGCCCACGTGCATGGCGTCGCGATGCCCGGTCCCTATTCGAGCGATGCGTCGCTTGCCGATGCACAGGAGCTCGCCCGCATGCTGGGTATCGACTGCGCGGTCGCGCCCATCGACGAGCCGCTCGAGGCCTTCGAGCGCGTGCTCGCGCATTCCTGCGGCGGCAGCGTCGATGGCCTGGCTGCCGAGAACCTCCAGGCCCGCGTGCGCACCGTCGAGCTCATGACGATTGGCAACAGCCACGATTGGCTCATGCTCAACTGCGGCAACAAGTCCGAGGCCGCGATGGGCTTCTCGACGCTCTACGGCGACACGGCCGGGGCGTTTGCGCCCATCGGTGACATCTACAAGACCGAGGTCTACGAGCTCGCCGCATGGCGCAACGCGCAGGAGCCGCGCATTCCACAGGCCATCATCGACAAGGAGCCGAGCGCCGAGCTTTACGCCGGCGCGCGCGATACCGACCGCCTGCCACCGTACGAGCAGCTTGACGAGCTGCTCGAGGCGCATGTCGAGGGCGAGCTGGGCGCAGCCGAGGCCATCGAGGCCGGCTTTGACGCGCATCTCGTGGCATGTGTGCTCGCTGCGGTTCAGCTCAACGAGTACAAGCGCCGCAGCGAGCCCATCGCGCCGCATGTGCTCGGGACGTCGTTCACGAAGGACCGTGCCTGGCCGATTACCAACGGCTGGCGCGATCCAGGCATCGTCTAG
- a CDS encoding pyridoxal phosphate-dependent aminotransferase — MINEDMYALGAAPNKIREIFAYGLERKAQIGDDRVFDLSIGNPSVPSPAIVDETIERLVREGQGTMHVYTMSPGLVEAREAIAQNLNRRYGTHYTAGNLYFTAGASAAICIAIKAVVLPGEEVIAITPYFPEYKTWASNAGAITVEVPARASDFMLDIDAIEAAITPKTAAIIINTPNNPVGSVYSDENLTQLADLLRAKSAEYGHTIYLISDEPYRELVYDGLTPAWVPSLYDATFVCYSWSKSFSLPGERIGYLLVPDSMPDFDRVYKAVCGAGRSLGYICDSVLFQLAVAECIDAPIDVEPYDRNRKLLYDGLTSIGYNVIYPQGAFYMWIEALEPDAQAFCEVCRQHELLLVPSDGFLTKGWTRVGYCCDEATIRGALKAFEDVYAEYRG; from the coding sequence ATGATCAACGAAGATATGTACGCCCTGGGTGCCGCACCCAACAAGATTCGCGAGATATTCGCCTACGGCCTCGAGCGCAAGGCCCAGATCGGCGATGACAGGGTCTTCGACCTCTCGATCGGCAACCCAAGCGTACCCTCCCCCGCCATCGTCGACGAGACCATCGAGCGCCTCGTGCGCGAGGGCCAGGGCACCATGCACGTCTACACCATGTCTCCCGGCCTCGTCGAGGCGCGCGAGGCCATCGCGCAAAACCTCAACCGCCGCTATGGCACGCACTACACGGCCGGCAACCTCTACTTCACGGCCGGTGCCTCGGCCGCCATCTGCATCGCCATCAAGGCCGTCGTCCTGCCTGGCGAGGAGGTCATCGCCATCACGCCGTACTTCCCCGAGTACAAGACCTGGGCGAGCAACGCCGGCGCCATCACCGTCGAGGTACCCGCGCGCGCAAGCGACTTCATGCTCGACATCGACGCGATCGAGGCCGCCATCACGCCCAAGACAGCCGCCATCATCATCAACACGCCCAACAACCCCGTCGGCTCGGTCTACAGCGACGAGAACCTCACGCAGCTCGCGGACCTTCTGCGCGCCAAATCCGCCGAATACGGCCACACCATCTACCTCATCAGCGACGAGCCCTACCGCGAGCTCGTCTACGACGGCCTCACACCCGCCTGGGTCCCGAGCCTCTACGACGCCACCTTCGTCTGCTATTCGTGGTCCAAGTCGTTCTCGCTACCCGGCGAGCGCATCGGCTACCTGCTCGTCCCCGATTCGATGCCCGATTTCGATCGCGTCTACAAGGCCGTGTGTGGTGCCGGCCGCTCGCTCGGCTACATCTGCGACTCGGTGCTCTTCCAGCTCGCGGTCGCCGAGTGCATCGACGCCCCCATCGACGTCGAGCCCTATGACCGCAATCGCAAGCTCCTCTACGATGGCCTCACCAGCATCGGCTACAACGTCATCTACCCGCAGGGCGCGTTCTACATGTGGATCGAGGCGCTCGAGCCCGATGCGCAGGCGTTTTGCGAGGTCTGCCGCCAGCACGAGCTACTGCTCGTGCCCTCCGACGGCTTTCTCACGAAGGGCTGGACGCGCGTCGGCTACTGCTGCGACGAGGCCACGATTCGCGGTGCCCTCAAGGCCTTCGAGGACGTCTACGCCGAATACCGCGGGTAA
- a CDS encoding TrpR YerC/YecD has product MSDKLRTPLVDKLLTVLASMDSTDEVYDFLLDLCTVREIAEMSQRLEVARLLAGGQSYLDVQDVTGASATTISRVSKCLNYGSGGYEDALRIIAAGDAPGEAAGSEGEE; this is encoded by the coding sequence GTGTCCGACAAACTCCGAACTCCGCTCGTCGATAAGCTGCTCACCGTGCTCGCCAGCATGGACAGCACCGATGAGGTCTACGACTTCCTGCTCGATTTGTGCACCGTGCGCGAGATAGCCGAGATGTCGCAGCGCCTCGAGGTCGCGCGGCTGCTGGCAGGCGGTCAAAGCTACCTCGACGTGCAGGACGTCACGGGGGCCTCGGCCACCACGATCAGCCGCGTGTCGAAGTGCCTCAACTACGGGAGCGGCGGCTACGAGGATGCGCTGCGCATCATCGCGGCAGGCGATGCCCCGGGCGAGGCCGCGGGTTCGGAAGGCGAGGAGTAG
- a CDS encoding DNA polymerase III subunit alpha → MAEQDIPAFEQIKAASEGEGPIPTSCREAGTFVHLHVHTEYSLLDGATRISELCTRAKELGMPAVAITDHGYMYGCAEFYQAAIKAGIKPIIGCEVYFTPDSTLSRDKRPELYHMILLAKDNRGYRNLMRIVSDAATDGFYYKPRVTLEALRQYHDGILATSACIAGVIPKSIDRGEFEVAKEWAQTFIDIFGKDDFYIELQNQGPEIVTDNGISQPRLNDALCKLAGEMGLKVVGTNDLHYLRQEDAYTQDLMLCIGMGKFVSDTNRMKFSNDQFYLKSPEEMAEALKEHPECLATTLEIADKCNVTLEFGNIILPRYPFLKEGETNESLLRDMSMEGLKRRYGDPLPQEVIDRFEHEYEIICSKGFAAYFLIVQEFARWAKGEGIGVGPGRGSAAGSIISYALDITTFDPLANDLIFERFLSPERTEMPDIDMDFDDERRLDVIQHCRDIYGPERIAHVITYGKMKAKQAVNDAARVLEYPVYMSAAISKMIPNDPKMTLERALAENPDLRKQYESDPDTAKIIDAAKRLEGITRGEGVHASAVIICRDPVYDYVPTKLDTKGGMIITQYDGVMTANMGLLKMDFLGLRTLTVISKALANIKANHGIDIDLDNIDMKDPAMYELFARGGTAGVFQVESPGMRVLLKKMRPDCYDDIVAVIALYRPGPLGAGMVDDFVDRKLGRKPIAYYDERLKPVLESTYGTMVYQEQVMRISVVMSGFTTGESDKVRKAVAKKKIALMREVEQKWADGTVETMEDHWLNGAERNGYDRKIAQTIWDDVLKFAEYAFNKSHSAAYGILTMQTAWLKAHYPNEYMAAVLSSYTGKTDKIVHYVNACKQDGIAVLPPDINQSRGDFTATPEGVRFGLAGLKGVGEKVVELIIEEREKNGPFTSLHDYTYRVPGEACNKRVVEALVKAGAFDSTGYTRKQLWGFIEGGSLLEQAAQRQRDRESGQVTMFDLFAEADAGDNAEIEEEIPAPDGIEWDRSIKLRYEKESIGIFVSDHPLSPYAGVMAKTAYAGLGSLDDEEVFHDGRTYDFAGMVADVQVKTTKKGSNMAIVRLEDMEAGVDCLCWSKTWEEYRQVLQSELETGEIAAVHVRGKLERSDRGSQVIVYEVKPLAADNGADGGAAGAVRRGPSAMAIHVRSEMFSNETMHELSAIFDNYPGAHPVTLFIEQADGRKFRAELPVSVNCGSREMVTRVGELVGAGAVEVR, encoded by the coding sequence ATGGCGGAACAAGACATCCCCGCATTCGAGCAAATCAAGGCCGCGAGCGAGGGCGAAGGCCCCATCCCCACCTCATGCCGCGAGGCCGGCACCTTCGTGCACCTGCACGTGCACACGGAGTATTCCCTGCTCGACGGTGCCACGCGCATCAGCGAGCTGTGCACGCGTGCCAAGGAGCTCGGCATGCCCGCCGTCGCCATCACGGACCACGGCTACATGTACGGCTGCGCGGAGTTCTACCAGGCGGCCATCAAGGCCGGCATCAAGCCCATCATCGGCTGCGAGGTCTATTTCACGCCGGATTCCACGCTGAGCCGCGACAAACGCCCGGAGCTCTACCACATGATCCTGCTCGCCAAGGACAATCGCGGGTATCGCAACCTCATGCGCATCGTCTCGGATGCTGCAACGGACGGCTTCTACTACAAACCGCGCGTCACGCTCGAGGCTCTGCGCCAGTACCATGATGGCATTCTGGCCACGAGCGCTTGCATCGCCGGCGTCATTCCCAAGTCCATCGACCGCGGCGAGTTCGAGGTGGCCAAGGAGTGGGCGCAGACCTTCATCGACATCTTCGGCAAGGATGACTTCTACATCGAGCTGCAAAACCAGGGCCCGGAGATCGTGACCGACAACGGTATCAGCCAGCCACGCCTCAACGACGCGCTGTGCAAGCTCGCCGGCGAGATGGGCCTCAAGGTCGTCGGCACGAACGACCTGCATTACCTGCGCCAGGAGGACGCGTACACGCAGGACCTCATGCTGTGCATCGGCATGGGCAAGTTCGTGAGCGACACCAACCGCATGAAGTTCTCGAACGACCAGTTCTACCTCAAGAGTCCCGAGGAGATGGCCGAGGCGCTCAAGGAGCATCCGGAGTGTCTGGCAACCACGCTCGAGATCGCAGATAAATGCAACGTGACCTTGGAGTTCGGCAACATCATCCTGCCGCGCTACCCCTTCCTCAAGGAAGGCGAGACAAACGAGTCGCTGCTGCGCGACATGTCGATGGAAGGCCTCAAGCGCCGCTACGGCGATCCGCTGCCGCAGGAGGTCATCGACCGTTTCGAACACGAGTACGAGATCATCTGCTCGAAGGGCTTCGCGGCGTACTTCCTCATCGTGCAGGAGTTCGCGCGCTGGGCCAAAGGCGAGGGCATCGGCGTGGGGCCGGGGCGTGGCTCGGCGGCCGGCTCGATTATCAGCTACGCGCTCGACATCACGACCTTCGACCCGCTTGCCAACGACCTCATCTTCGAGCGCTTCCTGTCGCCCGAGCGCACGGAGATGCCCGATATCGACATGGACTTCGACGACGAGCGCAGGCTGGACGTCATCCAGCACTGCCGCGACATCTATGGCCCGGAGCGCATCGCGCACGTCATCACCTACGGCAAGATGAAGGCCAAGCAGGCCGTCAACGACGCCGCGCGCGTGCTCGAGTATCCGGTGTACATGAGCGCCGCCATCTCCAAGATGATCCCCAACGACCCCAAGATGACGCTCGAGCGCGCGCTTGCGGAGAACCCCGACCTGCGCAAGCAGTACGAAAGCGACCCGGACACCGCCAAGATCATCGACGCGGCAAAGCGCCTCGAGGGCATCACGCGCGGCGAGGGCGTGCACGCGTCGGCCGTCATCATCTGCCGCGACCCGGTCTACGATTACGTCCCCACCAAGCTCGACACCAAGGGCGGCATGATCATCACGCAGTACGACGGCGTGATGACCGCCAACATGGGTCTGCTCAAGATGGACTTCCTCGGCCTGCGCACGCTTACCGTCATCTCGAAGGCGCTGGCCAACATCAAGGCCAACCACGGCATCGACATCGACCTCGACAACATCGACATGAAGGATCCGGCGATGTACGAGCTGTTCGCGCGCGGCGGCACGGCCGGCGTGTTCCAGGTGGAGTCACCGGGCATGCGCGTGCTGCTCAAGAAAATGCGCCCGGACTGCTACGACGACATCGTCGCCGTCATCGCGCTGTATCGCCCCGGCCCGCTGGGTGCGGGCATGGTCGACGACTTCGTCGACCGCAAGCTCGGCCGCAAGCCCATCGCGTACTACGACGAGCGGCTCAAGCCCGTGCTCGAGAGCACCTACGGTACCATGGTGTACCAGGAGCAGGTCATGAGGATTTCGGTCGTCATGAGCGGCTTCACCACGGGCGAGAGCGATAAGGTGCGCAAGGCCGTGGCCAAGAAGAAGATCGCGCTCATGCGCGAGGTCGAGCAGAAGTGGGCCGACGGCACGGTCGAGACCATGGAGGACCACTGGCTCAATGGCGCCGAGCGCAACGGCTACGATCGCAAGATCGCGCAGACGATCTGGGACGACGTGCTCAAGTTCGCGGAGTACGCGTTCAACAAGTCGCACTCGGCCGCGTACGGCATCCTCACGATGCAGACCGCGTGGCTCAAGGCGCACTATCCCAACGAGTACATGGCCGCCGTGTTGTCGAGCTACACGGGCAAGACCGACAAGATCGTGCACTACGTCAACGCCTGCAAGCAGGACGGCATCGCCGTGCTTCCGCCGGATATCAACCAGTCGCGCGGCGACTTCACGGCCACGCCCGAGGGCGTGCGCTTTGGCCTGGCGGGTCTCAAGGGCGTCGGCGAGAAGGTCGTCGAGCTCATCATCGAGGAGCGCGAGAAGAACGGGCCGTTCACGTCGCTGCACGATTACACCTATCGCGTGCCGGGCGAGGCCTGCAACAAGCGCGTGGTCGAGGCACTCGTCAAGGCCGGTGCCTTCGATTCGACGGGTTATACGCGCAAGCAGCTTTGGGGCTTCATCGAAGGGGGCTCGCTGCTCGAGCAGGCCGCGCAGCGCCAGCGCGACCGCGAAAGCGGGCAGGTCACGATGTTCGACTTGTTCGCGGAGGCGGATGCGGGCGATAACGCCGAGATCGAGGAAGAGATTCCGGCACCCGATGGCATCGAGTGGGATCGCAGCATCAAGCTGCGCTACGAGAAGGAGTCGATCGGCATCTTCGTCAGCGACCATCCGTTGTCGCCCTACGCCGGCGTGATGGCGAAGACGGCGTACGCGGGCCTGGGCTCGCTCGACGACGAGGAGGTCTTCCACGACGGGCGTACCTACGACTTCGCGGGTATGGTCGCAGACGTGCAGGTCAAGACCACCAAAAAGGGTTCGAACATGGCGATCGTGCGCCTCGAGGACATGGAAGCCGGCGTTGACTGCCTGTGCTGGTCGAAGACCTGGGAGGAGTACCGCCAGGTGCTGCAATCGGAGCTCGAGACGGGCGAGATCGCGGCCGTGCACGTGCGCGGCAAGCTCGAGCGCAGCGACCGCGGTTCGCAGGTCATCGTGTACGAGGTCAAGCCGCTTGCGGCTGACAACGGTGCCGATGGCGGGGCTGCGGGTGCGGTCAGGCGCGGGCCGAGCGCGATGGCGATTCACGTGCGTTCCGAGATGTTCTCGAACGAGACGATGCACGAGCTGTCGGCGATTTTCGATAACTATCCGGGTGCGCACCCGGTCACGCTGTTCATCGAGCAGGCGGATGGCAGGAAGTTCCGTGCCGAGCTGCCGGTGAGCGTCAACTGCGGATCGCGGGAGATGGTCACGCGCGTTGGCGAGCTTGTCGGTGCAGGTGCCGTCGAGGTGAGGTAA
- a CDS encoding AAA family ATPase: MQGFIHRALEPKLKQAAGWYPVVSLTGPRQSGKSTLAKHAFPDYSYVTLEDPQIRAAAIEDPVSFIRNRPERLIIDEAQYAPGLFSMIQVVSDERGSAGQYVLTGSQSFLLMESISQSLAGRIGLTTLLPLSYRELQDSMQGNYAVDDFTFMGGYPRLHSADIPPAAYFPSYVETYIERDVAGLLDVRNKTSFRRLLEMCALNTGALLNYSSLANDADVAPRTAKSWLSILESSHIVFLLQPFHANARKRLTKSPKLYFYDTGLLCHLLHITSVEQLVNHEMFGAVFENLIISETAKQHLNNATRPELYFYRDDSKREIDLLDFTNPADRQAVEIKSSRTYHSKYARHLLGVGDELDIAQSRRFVVARVEDSYQTKECRVLSARDWLMGVR; the protein is encoded by the coding sequence ATGCAAGGCTTCATACATAGGGCGCTTGAACCGAAGCTTAAACAGGCCGCGGGCTGGTACCCAGTCGTCTCGCTTACCGGTCCGCGTCAAAGCGGAAAGTCAACGCTCGCCAAGCACGCGTTCCCCGATTATTCGTATGTAACGTTGGAGGACCCTCAAATACGCGCAGCGGCGATCGAGGATCCGGTGAGCTTCATTCGCAATAGGCCGGAGCGTCTCATCATCGACGAGGCACAGTATGCTCCCGGCCTCTTCTCGATGATCCAAGTCGTGAGTGACGAACGCGGATCTGCCGGCCAATACGTTCTCACCGGATCCCAGAGCTTCCTCTTGATGGAAAGCATCTCCCAGTCGCTCGCCGGACGCATCGGATTGACGACATTACTCCCCCTATCCTATCGGGAGCTTCAAGACAGCATGCAGGGAAACTACGCAGTTGATGATTTCACCTTCATGGGCGGGTATCCACGCCTTCATTCTGCGGATATCCCACCAGCAGCATACTTTCCAAGCTACGTGGAGACATATATAGAAAGAGATGTTGCGGGATTGCTTGACGTGCGAAACAAGACGTCGTTTCGCAGGCTGCTCGAGATGTGCGCTTTGAACACGGGGGCGCTTCTAAACTACTCTTCACTTGCAAACGACGCGGACGTGGCCCCAAGGACTGCAAAATCGTGGCTCTCCATCCTCGAATCGAGCCACATCGTCTTCTTGCTTCAGCCTTTCCACGCGAATGCCCGGAAACGCCTGACAAAATCCCCCAAGCTGTACTTCTACGATACGGGCTTGCTTTGCCACTTGCTTCACATCACGTCAGTGGAGCAACTCGTTAATCATGAGATGTTTGGAGCCGTGTTCGAGAATCTCATCATTTCCGAAACCGCAAAGCAGCATCTCAATAACGCCACGCGTCCGGAACTGTACTTCTACCGAGATGACAGCAAGCGTGAAATCGACCTCCTCGACTTCACGAACCCTGCGGACAGGCAGGCTGTGGAAATAAAATCGTCGCGTACCTACCACTCCAAATACGCGCGACATTTGCTTGGCGTGGGGGACGAGCTTGACATTGCCCAGTCCAGGCGATTTGTGGTTGCTCGCGTAGAGGACAGCTACCAGACGAAAGAGTGTCGGGTACTATCGGCGAGAGATTGGCTCATGGGAGTCAGATAA
- a CDS encoding IS256 family transposase: MTAMNSLEQQQALCQDLPRFDDGMVNIQELIRIMAESLVNEIMDAQAEDACADGNRRNGYRERMLHTSVGTINLRIPKLRRGSYFPEDLIVRYSRVDRAVIAAISEMVTNGVSTRKVERVAHTMGIERMSSSQVSRICESLDDIVADLQSRDLSEVAYPYIWLDATYIKCRDEGHVSSCALVTAIGVGADGYRRLLSLDAIDTETYAGWISFLRSLRERGVDGVACVTSDAHEGLRRAIEEVFPGAAWQRCIVHLMRNAASSAPTRQKRAAVLAILHAVFDERDPDLVRELYHLACEEVSSFCPKAAELLEEAEADALAYLDFPYAHHRRLRTNNVQERANRELKRRSRVVQVFPSRKSLIRMLGAVFSEMDEDWASRRWFTEESIAQATAPSKPTAPAPAYEGTAEEHARRIIDVVVADNPIGRRAA; the protein is encoded by the coding sequence ATGACCGCAATGAACAGTTTAGAGCAGCAGCAAGCACTTTGCCAAGATTTACCGAGATTCGATGACGGGATGGTCAACATCCAAGAGCTCATCCGCATCATGGCCGAATCGCTTGTAAACGAGATAATGGACGCGCAGGCAGAAGACGCCTGCGCCGATGGCAACCGGAGAAACGGATATCGCGAGCGGATGCTTCACACCAGTGTTGGCACGATCAACCTGCGCATCCCAAAACTCAGGCGAGGCAGCTATTTCCCAGAGGATCTGATAGTGCGTTATTCACGGGTGGATCGTGCGGTAATCGCGGCGATATCGGAAATGGTGACAAATGGTGTGTCAACAAGGAAGGTCGAGCGCGTAGCTCACACTATGGGCATCGAGCGCATGAGCTCAAGCCAAGTGTCGCGGATCTGCGAGTCCTTGGATGACATCGTGGCCGATTTGCAGAGCCGCGATCTTTCGGAGGTGGCATATCCCTACATCTGGCTCGATGCCACCTATATCAAATGCCGTGATGAAGGTCATGTCTCCTCTTGCGCCCTCGTTACCGCGATTGGTGTCGGCGCTGATGGTTATAGGCGCCTGCTGAGCCTTGATGCCATCGATACGGAGACCTATGCAGGCTGGATCTCATTCTTGAGGTCGCTTCGCGAGAGAGGGGTAGACGGTGTAGCCTGCGTGACCTCCGATGCCCATGAGGGACTGAGGCGTGCGATAGAGGAGGTCTTTCCAGGAGCTGCTTGGCAACGCTGCATCGTGCACTTGATGAGGAATGCCGCATCAAGTGCACCCACGAGGCAAAAGAGGGCGGCTGTGCTCGCCATCCTGCACGCCGTCTTCGACGAGCGCGACCCGGATCTCGTGCGCGAGCTCTACCATCTTGCATGCGAGGAGGTCTCCAGCTTCTGTCCGAAGGCGGCGGAGCTTTTGGAGGAGGCAGAGGCGGATGCCCTCGCCTATCTCGATTTTCCCTATGCCCACCACAGGCGCCTTCGCACCAACAACGTGCAGGAGCGTGCCAACCGCGAGCTCAAGAGGAGGAGCCGCGTAGTGCAGGTATTCCCATCCAGAAAGTCGCTGATCCGGATGCTGGGAGCCGTGTTCTCCGAGATGGACGAGGATTGGGCGAGCAGGAGATGGTTCACGGAGGAATCGATCGCTCAGGCAACGGCTCCGTCAAAGCCGACCGCTCCTGCGCCTGCATACGAGGGAACCGCCGAAGAGCATGCGAGGCGGATCATCGATGTCGTGGTCGCCGATAATCCGATTGGAAGGAGGGCCGCCTAG